The following proteins are co-located in the Manihot esculenta cultivar AM560-2 chromosome 9, M.esculenta_v8, whole genome shotgun sequence genome:
- the LOC110622744 gene encoding uncharacterized protein LOC110622744, with protein MKETDKRRTPNNSQSKRSGKTEKRDRKPHQTLSGKENDSKHLHAKSDSSTLVSDPNTGSEPSEVYENLVIHYVDDVNRSEEAPQDPKANAKIAKVNQNEILDDRLSDLEKEPKQGKEEESDTETIKDSVSSQGDSLTADDEKVERVSRVPKSVSNKDSSESSRGSRVRSDSGTGKSQTKAANSTPKKPAKSNKASSRVGSKNSLDKNSKDMKVPTKASSDSSEGVSDDKPVEDIKGLDVLDEASNGTQSIASDNETVDAEENGEHEDEAVLNQRIEEMEVRIGKLEEELREVAALEVSLYSVVPEHGSSAHKVHTPARRLSRLYIHACKNWTQDKRATIAKNSVSGLVLIAKSCGNDVPRLTFWLSNTIVLREIICQAFGSSRHPNPLARFAESNGGSKKSEGKTMTLKWKGGSGSKQANGFLQLVDDWQETGTYTAALEKVESWIFSRIVESVWWQALTPHMQSPSGNLSSNKSFGRLLGPALGDQQQGSFSVNLWKNAFRDAFQRLCPVRAGGHECGCLPIIAQMVMEHCVARLDVAMFNAILRESAHEIPTDPVSDPILDPKVLPIPAGDLSFGSGAQLKNSVGTWSRLLSDMFGMDADDSLKEDKHGSDDDDDRQDGKPKVFHLLNDLSDLLMLPKDMLMDRSIRKEVCPSISLSLVKRILCNFTPDEFCPDAVPGDLLEALNAESIVERRLSGESARNFPYTAAPVMYTPPSSADVAEKVAEVGSRSQLSRNVSAVQRKGYTSDEELEELDSPLTSIIEKLPSSPTVVSNGNGKHAEHTGHAIANARYELLREVWSAGM; from the exons ATGAAAGAGACTGATAAGAGGAGAACTCCAAATAACAGCCAATCAAAGAGATCTGGAAAAACTGAAAAGAGAGACCGCAAACCACATCAAACATTGAGTGGAAAGGAAAATGATTCTAAGCATTTGCATGCTAAATCAGACTCCAGTACTTTAGTAAGTGATCCCAACACGGGCTCAGAGCCCTCTGAAGTTTATGAAAACTTGGTTATACATTATGTGGATGATGTCAACAGGTCTGAGGAGGCACCTCAAGATCCAAAAGCCAATGCCAAGATTGCAAAAGTCAACCAGAATGAGATCTTAGATGATCGTTTGAGTGACCTAGAGAAAGAACCTAAGCAGGGTAAGGAAGAGGAATCAGATACTGAGACAATaaaagattcagtatcatctcaGGGGGATTCATTGACAGCTGATGATGAGAAAGTAGAAAGAGTTTCAAGAGTACCTAAAAGTGTTAGCAACAAGGATTCCTCAGAAAGTTCTCGTGGATCAAGAGTGAGATCTGATAGTGGAACTGGTAAATCTCAAACCAAAGCAGCAAATAGCACTCCTAAGAAACCTGCAAAATCAAATAAAGCATCATCTAGAGTTGGTAGCAAAAATTCTTTGGATAAAAATTCTAAAGATATGAAAGTTCCTACTAAAGCTTCATCAGATTCTTCTGAAGGAGTTTCTGATGATAAGCCTGTTGAAGATATAAAAGGATTAGATGTTTTGGATGAGGCCTCAAATGGTACTCAGAGTATTGCAAGTGACAATGAAACTGTTGATGCTGAAGAAAATGGTGAACATGAGGATGAGGCAGTTTTAAATCAAAGAATTGAAGAGATGGAAGTGAGAATTGGGAAACTTGAAGAGGAGCTCAGGGAAGTTGCTGCTCTTGAAGTTTCATTATATTCTGTAGTACCAGAGCATGGGAGCTCAGCACATAAGGTGCATACTCCTGCTCGACGCCTTTCTAGACTCTACATTCATGCTTGTAAGAATTGGACTCAAGATAAGCGTGCTACAATTGCAAAAAACAGTGTATCAGGACTTGTTTTGATTGCCAAGTCCTGTGGTAATGATGTTCCGAG GTTAACCTTCTGGTTGTCCAACACCATTGTGCTGAGGGAGATCATTTGTCAGGCATTTGGAAGTTCACGTCACCCAAACCCACTTGCAAGGTTTGCTGAGTCCAATGGAGGTAGCAAGAAAAGTGAAGGAAAGACGATGACACTTAAATGGAAGGGTGGTTCTGGAAGTAAACAGGCTAATGGTTTTTTGCAGCTTGTGGACGATTGGCAAGAGACAGGAACATACACAGCTGCATTAGAAAAAGTTGAATCATGGATATTTTCTCGAATAGTGGAGTCAGTATGGTGGCAG GCTTTGACTCCACATATGCAATCACCAAGTGGAAATTTGTCCTCCAATAAGTCGTTTGGAAGGTTGTTGGGACCAGCCTTGGGGGATCAGCAGCAAGGAAGCTTTTCTGTCAACCTTTGGAAGAATGCATTTCGAGACGCATTTCAACGGCTTTGCCCTGTTAGAGCAGGAGGCCATGAGTGTGGTTGCTTGCCTATCATAGCACAAATG GTTATGGAGCACTGTGTTGCCAGACTAGATGTAGCAATGTTTAATGCTATATTGCGCGAGTCAGCACATGAGATCCCAACTGATCCTGTCTCAGATCCTATTTTAGATCCAAAGGTTCTGCCTATCCCAGCTGGGGACTTGAGTTTTGGTTCTGGTGCACAATTGAAAAATTCT GTTGGTACTTGGTCCAGATTGCTTTCTGATATGTTTGGCATGGATGCGGATGATTCCTTGAAAGAAGACAAGCACGGcagtgatgatgatgatgacagGCAAGATGGTAAACCTAAAGTTTTCCATCTTCTGAACGACTTGAGTGATCTTTTGATGCTTCCAAAAGACATGCTTATGGATCGATCAATAAGAAAGGAG GTGTGCCCATCAATAAGTCTCTCATTAGTTAAGCGGATTCTCTGCAACTTTACTCCAGACGAATTCTGTCCAGATGCTGTCCCTGGAGATTTATTAGAGGCTCTGAATGCAGAG AGTATTGTGGAGCGGAGATTATCCGGAGAATCTGCACGAAACTTCCCTTATACAGCTGCCCCAGTTATGTACACACCACCATCATCTGCTGATGTAGCAGAAAAAGTTGCAGAGGTAGGATCAAGATCTCAGCTGTCCAGAAATGTATCTGCTGTGCAGAGGAAAGGATATACCAGTGACGAAGAACTGGAAGAACTGGATTCTCCTCTTACATCCATAATCGAAAAATTGCCATCCTCTCCAACTGTCGTTTCAAATGGAAATGGAAAGCACGCGGAACATACAGGGCATGCGATCGCAA